TTAACAACATTTCAGAAGGAAAGTCTCCCACTTCATAAGTTGGAGTTACACCCCCTAACGAATAGAAAACTTCAGTGGGAGTATAAATCTCCTTCTGAAGTTGTTAATATTGCAGCTCCGCAGGAGATGATTTGACTTCAAGAACTTTCCCCTCAATAGATGCCCCACCAATAAGTGAATTTGTAACTTTTGTTTGCCATACTCCGTTTTTTCTACATAAACGGTATTTGTAAATAACTTCATCACTTAAAGCACGAGCTTTATATTGATTTACATAAAAGTCCTTATTTTTAAAGCTAATGTTAGCCCCTACTTCATACTTTTCTCTTGTTTCTATTTCATAATAGAAATAGTCAGTATCATGCCCAGCTTCACTTCCACCTGATTCATGATATTGTTTTAAATCCTTGCAAGCTTTATAATCACTAGTATCTTCTAATTTGTAACTTGTTTTACTTGGCCTCCCAAAATAAAACATATTAAGTGTTTCTATTATATCACAAGATAGTTCTGATTTTAACTCACTTGATATTCTCTTTAAAAAGTCCCAATCTGTTTCTTTGTATTGGAATAAAGGTTTTCCTATCTTCTGACCTTCTGCAATACATTGAGTAAAACTATATCCTGAATAATCTTTTAAAATTATACCTATAAGCTCATCATAGGTCATATTCACGTCTTGGAATGATCTACTATTTTCATCACCCCTTCCTTGAAAATAGTATTTTATTATCTATAAAAGTTGTCCTACCTGCAATAATTAAACCAATAATATCTAAATATATCTCATTACCCCTTGTCGTACTTGCGATTTTCCCCTTAAATTTCTTTACATAAAAATAGAGCCAATGTTCTTATATTAGAAACATTGACCCTATTTATACTATAAAGTCCACAGTCTTTTATTCAAACTACATTATTAAACTTCTAAAGTGATACATTATTTTTACCGCACTTCATATAATCTTATTTTTATGAATTTAGTTTAATCATAAATATACATTAAATTATTAACAATCAAAATATTCCTTAAGAAAATTATTGAAGCTGTTCCACTCTTCATTTAATTTCCCTTTCTTAAGTAATTCATCTCCACCTTCAAAATTAACTCTATATAATTTATCTGTTTCACTATCTAATACTATTACCTCATTGACTGACATTTCAGTTAATATCACATATTTATTATCAAATCCATACTGTTCTCTACATATATTAGTATATGTAAAAATATTATTATTCTCTTCTATTATATCCATTAGTTCTACTCCCAATGTTTCCTCCCAAAATGGTCCACTATACGAAGTATAAAATTCAATAAATTCATTCGATGGTTTTATACCTAACTCTTTCAGCGCTGTAAATACAGCCTTTTTATCTTCCCTTAAGTATATATCATTACTTAATACGTTTCTTAAACCTTTTGGTAATATATTCATTATTTCACTCCTTTTCCTACGTCTCTTCCTCGAGTTTTCCAATATTCAATTGAATCTACTTTTTGAAATGCCTTTCTTGTTTCTTCACTCATTGGATTAAATGGATTTAGCTTACCCTTATAAAGATGTAATGGTGCCTTTTTAGCATTACTTATATTATGATATCTAGTTGATGCTTCGAACAATGGTCCAACACTCTGTTGTTGCGAATGATGTAACGTAGCTACATTACCATCTGAATCTAATATAGGTGCCAATCCATACTTTTCTGATGCCTGTGAATTTGTTAAGTTTCTTCCTTTTTTAGCTCCTGTTATTCTTACCATATCCCAATCTATATCATTTCTTTGAAATGCCTTATAAGTTATTCCTGTTCCACCTTCTCCTGCATTAAATCTAACAGCTTTACTAAATACATTGTTGTTTGGATATTGATTAATTAAATCTAATTCAGCTTTGCCTCCACTTTTAACCTTCTTAAACTCCTTTGCAAACCTACCTAACGCCTCATCAACATTACCAAAATTGCTCGCAAGTACTACTGATTTTGGCCTCTTTTCCATATTTTTTAATGCTATTTTAGCTATCCTAGTATTCTCTGATATATTAGATGCTATCTTGTTAAATGCCTTTTTAACAAATGGTGATGCTTTCTGAAATAATTTTCCTGCACCATGGAACATTCCAGCTGTTGCCGCTCCAAATCCTGCATCAAGTAATAAAGTTTTAAAGTTTATACCTTTGCCTTCCAATGTTTGTCTTATTAGACTTTCAACGCCGTTTGTTAATCCACCCAACGCCATCATGCCTTTGTAACTTTTAAATGCACCATACGGACCAAAGATAGCTCCTGAGAGTGCTC
This window of the Clostridium estertheticum genome carries:
- a CDS encoding SMI1/KNR4 family protein; translated protein: MNILPKGLRNVLSNDIYLREDKKAVFTALKELGIKPSNEFIEFYTSYSGPFWEETLGVELMDIIEENNNIFTYTNICREQYGFDNKYVILTEMSVNEVIVLDSETDKLYRVNFEGGDELLKKGKLNEEWNSFNNFLKEYFDC